A window of the Parvularcula bermudensis HTCC2503 genome harbors these coding sequences:
- a CDS encoding monovalent cation/H+ antiporter subunit D family protein has protein sequence MTLADHLAVLPVLLPLLAAPICVLLPRGNLPWAFATLIAWLSFWAAAALLVQVRSVDVVDYALGGWPAPLGIVYRIDVLGALVMALISGIAAAVLPFARQSLARETSAVQSSHIYGMILVSVAGLLGVVATGDAFNLFVFLEISSLSTYTLVAMGARQDRRALTAAFTYLVLGTIGATFFVIGIGLLYQATGTLNMIDLHERLSGQDDRVVRAGFAFVVTGLALKLAMFPMHRWLPDAYTFAPSVVTAILAATSTKAAIYALMRFLFTVFGFTFPFLETALFLLMAFGLAGMVIASLIAVFRDDVKQILAFSSVAQVGYMLLGISIATSDGVSASIVHVFNHALMKAALFMAVGAVFYAVGSHRIAAYRGLFKTMPFTACCFISAGLSLIGVPFTAGFVSKYVLIEAALAATLPVPSLLLVGFVVVSSLIAVAYVGRVAYAILLDPPPENQVKIRSSVPLGMLIPMGLMTFANLYVGFDAEGLIALADHAADILTREGLGR, from the coding sequence GTGACCTTGGCCGACCATCTTGCCGTCCTTCCCGTGCTCCTGCCGCTTCTGGCGGCGCCGATTTGCGTGCTGTTGCCCCGGGGCAATCTCCCCTGGGCCTTCGCCACGTTGATCGCCTGGCTCTCCTTTTGGGCGGCGGCGGCGCTCCTGGTGCAGGTGCGCTCGGTCGATGTCGTCGACTATGCCCTGGGCGGTTGGCCCGCCCCCCTGGGCATCGTCTATCGTATCGATGTCCTCGGGGCTTTGGTCATGGCCCTGATCAGCGGGATTGCGGCGGCGGTTCTTCCCTTCGCGCGGCAGAGCTTGGCGCGGGAGACATCGGCTGTCCAATCCTCTCATATTTATGGGATGATTTTGGTCTCCGTGGCGGGGCTTCTTGGGGTTGTTGCGACGGGGGATGCCTTCAACCTGTTCGTTTTCCTCGAAATCAGCTCGCTCTCTACCTATACGCTGGTGGCGATGGGGGCGCGTCAGGACCGGCGCGCCTTGACCGCGGCCTTCACCTATCTGGTGCTCGGCACCATCGGCGCGACATTCTTCGTCATCGGGATCGGCCTTCTCTATCAGGCGACCGGCACCCTTAATATGATTGACCTTCATGAGCGCTTGAGCGGGCAGGACGATCGGGTCGTCCGTGCCGGGTTCGCTTTTGTCGTGACGGGGCTGGCCCTCAAGCTTGCCATGTTCCCCATGCACCGTTGGTTGCCCGACGCCTATACCTTCGCGCCGTCCGTCGTCACGGCGATCCTGGCCGCGACCTCGACCAAGGCGGCGATTTACGCGCTGATGCGATTCTTGTTCACCGTATTCGGCTTTACTTTCCCGTTTCTCGAAACCGCCCTCTTCCTTCTGATGGCTTTCGGTCTTGCGGGGATGGTGATCGCCTCGTTGATTGCGGTGTTCCGGGACGATGTGAAGCAAATCCTGGCGTTCAGTTCGGTTGCCCAGGTCGGCTACATGCTGCTTGGCATTTCCATTGCCACCAGTGATGGCGTTTCGGCGTCCATTGTGCACGTTTTCAATCATGCCCTGATGAAGGCGGCGCTGTTCATGGCGGTGGGGGCGGTGTTCTATGCCGTGGGGTCGCACAGGATCGCCGCCTATCGGGGCCTCTTCAAGACGATGCCATTCACCGCCTGCTGTTTTATCTCGGCGGGGCTAAGCCTGATCGGCGTGCCGTTCACGGCTGGGTTCGTCTCAAAATATGTCCTGATCGAGGCGGCCTTGGCGGCAACCTTGCCGGTCCCCTCACTTCTGCTGGTGGGATTTGTGGTCGTATCGTCGCTGATCGCCGTCGCCTATGTCGGGCGGGTGGCCTATGCGATCCTGCTCGATCCCCCACCTGAAAATCAGGTGAAGATCAGATCCTCCGTGCCCCTTGGCATGTTGATCCCCATGGGGTTGATGACCTTCGCCAATCTCTATGTCGGGTTTGATGCCGAAGGGTTGATCGCACTGGCTGATCACGCAGCGGACATTCTTACACGGGAGGGGCTTGGCCGATGA